GTTTTTTACCGGACGGACATTGGAAATAAAGCAATTACAGCAAAAACCCCCTACTGAAAAGGGGGTTTTTAGTATATGCTGCTCCGATATCGGCGAAAAAAAGGATATATCGGCGAAAATATCAATATATCGACGATTTTTATAGGATATCGACGATTTTTTATTTTTATCGGCGAAAATAGGAGAATATCGATTATTCGGGAGAATTCGATAACGCCCTCCCCTTACAAAACAAGCCATACTAAAAAGAACCCATATCCAATAAAATATAAGGAAGGAGGAATGAGCCATGGACGAAAAGTACCCGATAGGAACCTTCCAGCATGAAGGGAACATTTCAAACGAACAGGTGGAGAAATGGATCACTCAAATTGAAGAACTGCCTCAGCAGCTGCGTCAAGCGGCAGGCCACCTTACGGAACAGCAGCTGGATACCCCATACCGTCCCGGCGGATGGACTGTACGCCAAGTCGTCCACCATCTGGCTGACAGCCATATGAATGCGTTTATCCGATTTAAGCTTGCCATGACAGAAGAACGGCCGCTCATCAAACCATACAATGAAGGCGCATGGGCCAGGCTTTCGGACTCAAGTTTGCCTGTTGAGCCTTCGCTTCAGCTGATTGAAGCCCTTCATATCCGGCTGGTGGACGTGCTGCGAAGCCTGACTCATTCTGATCGAAAACGGGTTTTCGTACATCCAGACTCCGGTGAGGTATCACTCGGGAGAAACATTGGTCTGTATGCCTGGCATGGAAGGCATCACCTTGCACATATTAAGAGCACCATATAAAACAAGCCTCCGCACATGCGGAGGCTTGTCCTCATTTTTTATAGGATGTTGCCTAGCAAACCGCCAAGCAGACCATCATCATCTTCGTCTTCGTTATCACTGCTGCCTTCATCCTCGTCATTTAAAATACTGCTTAACGATAAGCTGGCCCCAACATTTAAATCAAGCTCCTGGCTTTGCTCATAGCTCCAGCCCATGCTTTCCGCCCAGTCCTGCAATTCATCTTCGCTTATGCCTTTTTCATCGGCCCATTTTTCCAGATCACCGGCTTGCCAGTCATTTTCTTCAGCCCATTTGCTGAATTCATTGTAAGAAAAGGACTGTTTGGACTCATACTTTGCATCCAGCACCGTTTCTAAATCCAAGTCTGTTGATTTCTCTTGTGCAGATGCGGCTCCGCCTGCTGCTCCCAAAGCGAGTGAAAGGGCTAATCCTGATGTTGCGATGGTTTTAAACATTCAAAATCTCCTCCTTAAAATTTAGAATCACCAAGCATACGGAGGGAAATCAGAAAAAGATCAGTATATTTCAAGGGTTGGGAGGAAGGGGCTATGATCTGTAAAGGATGTTATTTACCTGTCATAATTAATAGATTTAAAAGGGTTTTTCTGTAATTTGAAGGGTATGAGAGATGATAAAGAGAGAGAAAAGATGTGGAATTTTCAATATGCTGCTAAAAAATAGAGGCTATGATCATGCTTTTTATTTGTTTCTGGCAGAGTACCCAAATACAAAACTGAGAAATAATCGGAAACGAATAAGGGACAAGGCTGCTATAAAACCGTCAGCGTTGCCCCTCAAAAAGCAGTTTGGAAAAAAGGATTTTTATTTGGCCGTTTCTTCAAATTCAGTAATCGTAGCGGAAAATTTTATTTGAGTCTCTTTGATGATGGTTTGGAGGCTGTTTGTGATGCTGCTGACTTTTTGCGCTTCTTTTGTGATGTTCTCCACGTTGGAGTTAACTTTATCAATTGCTTCGTCAACGTTCGTTGATAATCTGCGGATTTCATCTGCGACCACTTTAAAGCCTTTTCCTTGCTCGCCAACCCGTGCTGCTTCAATTGCCGCATTTAAGGCGACCATATTGGTCTGTGATGAAATATGACTGATGGTTTTGGAGGTCTGGCTAATCAAATCGGTTTGGTTTTGCAGGGCCTGAACTGCCTGA
The Metabacillus sp. FJAT-52054 genome window above contains:
- a CDS encoding YfiT family bacillithiol transferase, with product MDEKYPIGTFQHEGNISNEQVEKWITQIEELPQQLRQAAGHLTEQQLDTPYRPGGWTVRQVVHHLADSHMNAFIRFKLAMTEERPLIKPYNEGAWARLSDSSLPVEPSLQLIEALHIRLVDVLRSLTHSDRKRVFVHPDSGEVSLGRNIGLYAWHGRHHLAHIKSTI